From the genome of Deltaproteobacteria bacterium, one region includes:
- a CDS encoding glycosyltransferase, producing MKIGIWCDFGFTLRPSEGIGVFVAQLLRGLSQQPQPPQVALVLNGNDRKIHHELLAYTQGLNVEVIVPPIGVLQKLRILYRQTIAKWLLRTSKYLLRLEHWMRPRLPRALLAKILSHLGEIGSAKIIKLLAIAMLSPLLLTDILITIAYLTFKHLVRLGPVWVNAIWKALRESLFGGEYAYIFRLARNTVCDVWFLPYPGLPVKPDLRAPLLLVVHDIVYRYYPEGYDPVQNAELFKLTEEIASEAKITACLSETVRENDLINELQIERSKTAVIPHAVPNDIVEQKYSSFKDLQQRYHIPENFFFYPSAFRPYKNHALAVRALAILINEQQQNVGLVFTGIQGMPPRLQTLLDDSEIGDHVFILGRVSREDIAGLYRSAKALVFPSLHEGFGFPPLEALALGCPVVCSDIPVLREVVGSYKEVVQLVNPYSAKALAKALKIILNAREQYSQVLATTRKLVLSRNWQQVANEWLRLCTQAINN from the coding sequence GTGAAAATTGGTATTTGGTGTGACTTTGGTTTTACCTTACGTCCTTCTGAAGGTATCGGTGTTTTTGTTGCCCAGCTTTTACGTGGTTTGTCACAACAACCGCAACCACCACAAGTTGCATTAGTACTAAACGGTAATGACCGCAAAATACATCATGAACTATTAGCATATACCCAAGGACTTAATGTTGAAGTTATTGTGCCCCCTATAGGGGTTTTACAAAAATTGCGAATTCTCTATCGCCAAACTATAGCCAAATGGCTGCTTCGTACGAGCAAGTATTTGTTGCGACTTGAGCATTGGATGCGACCACGATTACCGCGAGCCTTACTTGCAAAAATTCTATCTCACTTAGGTGAAATAGGATCAGCAAAAATAATTAAGCTACTTGCCATTGCCATGCTTTCACCCCTTTTATTAACTGATATTCTAATCACCATTGCCTATTTGACCTTTAAACATTTAGTTCGCTTAGGACCGGTTTGGGTAAATGCTATCTGGAAAGCATTACGTGAAAGTCTTTTTGGTGGTGAATATGCATATATATTTCGTTTAGCACGCAATACTGTTTGTGATGTTTGGTTTTTGCCTTATCCTGGACTACCGGTGAAGCCAGATTTACGTGCGCCTTTATTATTAGTAGTCCATGATATTGTTTATCGATATTACCCTGAAGGTTATGACCCGGTACAAAATGCCGAACTTTTTAAGCTTACCGAAGAAATTGCAAGTGAGGCAAAAATAACTGCCTGCTTAAGTGAAACGGTTCGCGAAAATGACCTTATCAATGAATTGCAAATAGAACGATCTAAAACTGCAGTAATTCCTCACGCCGTACCAAACGATATTGTCGAACAAAAATATTCCAGCTTTAAAGATCTACAACAACGTTATCATATACCTGAGAATTTCTTTTTTTATCCAAGTGCATTTCGTCCTTATAAAAATCATGCTTTAGCAGTACGCGCACTAGCCATACTAATTAATGAGCAGCAGCAAAATGTTGGATTAGTGTTTACCGGCATCCAAGGCATGCCACCGCGCTTACAAACTTTACTTGATGACTCAGAAATTGGTGATCATGTTTTTATATTAGGTAGAGTCAGTCGCGAAGATATTGCTGGTTTGTATAGATCAGCTAAAGCCTTAGTATTTCCCAGTCTACATGAAGGTTTTGGCTTTCCACCATTAGAAGCTTTAGCTTTAGGCTGCCCTGTTGTTTGTTCAGATATCCCCGTACTGCGCGAAGTTGTTGGCTCATATAAAGAAGTTGTACAACTAGTTAACCCTTATAGCGCTAAAGCTTTAGCAAAAGCTTTAAAAATAATTTTAAATGCGCGCGAACAATATTCTCAAGTTTTAGCTACAACACGTAAACTCGTTTTATCACGCAATTGGCAGCAAGTAGCGAATGAATGGCTACGTCTCTGTACTCAAGCGATCAATAATTGA